From a region of the Rhinopithecus roxellana isolate Shanxi Qingling chromosome 8, ASM756505v1, whole genome shotgun sequence genome:
- the LOC104679549 gene encoding LOW QUALITY PROTEIN: heterogeneous nuclear ribonucleoprotein H2-like (The sequence of the model RefSeq protein was modified relative to this genomic sequence to represent the inferred CDS: substituted 1 base at 1 genomic stop codon), whose amino-acid sequence MMLSMEGREGFAVKVRGLPWSCSADEMMRFFSDLKIQNGTSGIRFIYTREGRPSGEAFAELESEEEVNLALKKGRETMGHRYVEVFKSNSVEMDWVLKHTGPNSPDAANDDFVRLRGLPFGCSKEEIVPFFSGLEIVPNGMTLPVDFQGRSTGEAFVQFASQEIAEKALKKHKERIGHRYIEIFKSSRAEVRTHYDPPRKLMAMQRPGPYDRLGASRGYNSIGRGAGFERMRRGAYGGGYGGYDDYGGYNDGYGFGSDRFGRDFNYCFSGMSDHRYGDGGSSFQSTTGHCVHMRGLPXRATENDIYNFFSPLHPMRVHIEIGPDGRVTGEADVEFATCEDAVAAMAKDKANMQHRYVELFLNSTAGTSGGAYDHSYVELGLNSTAGASGGAYGSQMMGGMGLSNQSSYGGPASQQLSGGYGGGYGGQSSMSGNDQVLQENSSDYQLNLT is encoded by the coding sequence ATGATGCTGAGCATGGAAGGCAGGGAAGGGTTCGCGGTGAAGGTCAGGGGCCTACCCTGGTCCTGCTCAGCCGATGAAATGATGCGCTTCTTCTCTGATCTCAAGATCCAAAATGGCACATCGGGTATTCGTTTCATCTACACCAGAGAAGGCAGACCAAGTGGTGAAGCATTTGCTGAACTTGAATCTGAAGAGGAAGTGAACTTGGCTTTGAAGAAGGGCAGAGAAACCATGGGACACAGATACGTTGAAGTATTCAAGTCTAACAGTGTTGAAATGGACTGGGTGTTGAAGCATACAGGTCCGAATAGCCCTGATGCTGCCAACGATGACTTTGTCCGGCTTAGAGGACTCCCATTTGGCTGTAGCAAGGAAGAGATTGTTCCGTTCTTTTCAGGGTTGGAAATTGTGCCAAATGGGATGACACTGCCAGTGGACTTTCAGGGGCGAAGCACAGGGGAAGCCTTTGTGCAGTTTGCTTCACAGGAGATAGCTGAGAAGGCCTTAAAGAAACACAAGGAAAGAATAGGGCACAGGTACATTGAGATCTTCAAGAGTAGCCGAGCTGAAGTTCGAACCCACTATGATCCCCCTCGAAAGCTCATGGCTATGCAGCGGCCAGGTCCCTATGATAGGCTGGGGGCTAGCAGAGGGTATAATAGCATTGGCAGGGGAGCTGGGTTTGAAAGGATGAGGCGTGGTGCCTATGGTGGAGGGTATGGAGGCTATGATGACTATGGTGGCTATAATGATGGCTATGGCTTTGGGTCTGATAGATTTGGAAGAGACTTCAATTACTGTTTTTCAGGAATGTCTGATCATAGATATGGAGATGGTGGGTCCAGTTTCCAGAGCACCACAGGGCACTGTGTACACATGAGGGGGTTACCTTAGAGAGCCACTGAGaatgatatttataatttcttctcaCCTCTTCATCCCATGAGAGTACATATTGAAATTGGACCCGATGGCAGAGTTACCGGTGAGGCAGATGTTGAATTTGCTACTTGTGAAGATGCTGTGGCAGCTATGGCAAAAGACAAAGCTAATATGCAACACAGATATGTGGAGCTCTTCTTAAATTCTACTGCAGGAACAAGTGGGGGTGCTTACGATCACAGCTATGTAGAACTTGGTTTGAATTCTACAGCAGGGGCAAGTGGTGGCGCTTATGGTAGCCAAATGATGGGAGGGATGGGCTTATCCAACCAGTCTAGTTATGGAGGTCCTGCTAGCCAGCAGTTGAGTGGTGGTTATGGAGGTGGTTATGGTGGTCAGAGCAGTATGAGTGGAAATGACCAAGTTCTGCAGGAAAACTCCAGTGACTATCAGTTAAACCTTACTTAG